A portion of the Calliphora vicina chromosome 5, idCalVici1.1, whole genome shotgun sequence genome contains these proteins:
- the LOC135961364 gene encoding uncharacterized protein LOC135961364: protein MDVLRSPYHEEIPKAFKFENTEGEEILMGSYAKLIKYFADYMNYTLELVEESSSNMSEIQRNIQRNFYNISLHSVAYNSGFARINYSYPLEWSNTCVIVPAKDELPRYWYIAWPFGRYIWTFLLILMIYVAYVMTYLKHPTQSYGTNLLYSMSLVMYCSNANLHVNNIPLRLQLFYALLTIMGFIMSSYYCSFLTVYNMRPVFQPFIKTIDDALQAHITILISGNTLEDLRNNKYVNLTRLSKLLKESNVWAITEQIKKKNRSLAYVITGTQWIFISKLQKNLIQPIYQLSDICFGKVFNTYPIQSNAKFSDSLDIFILFVQQSGLWEVWEEEGFILALRKNSYHLMEDDYPIDALDLVYFRIAWIILIAGLLLSVICFIMEILVFKYKLNCNIKCIKKETRKV from the coding sequence ATGGACGTACTAAGATCACCGTATCATGAGGAGATACCAAAAgcctttaaatttgaaaatactgAAGGCGAGGAAATTCTGATGGGATCGTATGCCAAACTCATCAAATATTTTGCCGATTACATGAACTATACACTGGAATTGGTGGAGGAGAGTAGTAGTAACATGTCCGAAATACAGAGAAATATTCAAAGGAATTTCTATAATATTTCGCTGCACAGTGTCGCGTATAATAGTGGCTTTGCCCGGATTAACTACTCTTACCCCTTGGAGTGGTCAAATACTTGTGTAATAGTGCCTGCCAAAGATGAATTACCCAGATATTGGTATATAGCCTGGCCATTTGGACGTTATATTTggacatttttgttaattttaatgatATATGTGGCCTATGTCATGACTTATCTTAAACATCCCACCCAATCGTATGGCACTAATCTTCTGTACAGCATGTCTCTGGTAATGTACTGTTCCAATGCGAATTTACATGTTAATAATATACCTTTGCGTCTGCAATTGTTTTACGCTCTGCTGACAATAATGGGTTTCATAATGTCCAGCTACTATTGCAGCTTTCTAACGGTGTACAATATGAGACCGGTATTTCAGCCATTTATCAAAACCATTGACGATGCCTTGCAGGCACATATAACCATTTTGATTTCAGGTAATACTCTTGAGGATCtcagaaataataaatatgtgaaTTTAACTCGTTTATCAAAGCTACTAAAAGAGAGCAATGTTTGGGCTATTACggaacaaatcaaaaaaaagaaTCGCTCGCTTGCTTATGTGATCACTGGAActcaatggatttttatttcgaaacttcaaaaaaatctCATACAACCCATATATCAATTATCGGACATTTGCTTTGGCAAGGTTTTCAACACTTATCCCATACAGTCGAATGCGAAATTTTCAGATTCtttggatatttttattttgtttgtccaACAAAGCGGTCTATGGGAGGTGTGGGAAGAAGAGGGCTTCATTTTAGCATTAAGGAAAAATTCATATCATTTGATGGAGGATGATTATCCCATAGATGCGTTGGATTTAGTTTATTTTCGAATTGCTTGGATTATTTTAATTGCTGGTCTATTGTTGAGtgtgatttgttttattatggaaatattggtgtttaaatataaattaaattgtaacatCAAGTGTATTAAAAAGGAGACGAGAAAAGTGTaa
- the LOC135961365 gene encoding uncharacterized protein LOC135961365 has product MDVLRSPYHEQIPKAYKYENTEGKEILVGSYAKLIKYFADYMNYTLELVEESNYKVSDIQRNIQRNFYNISLHSATYNSRFADISFSYPLEWSNTCIMVPAKDELPRYWYIAWPFGRYIWTFLLILVIYVAYVMTYLKHPTQSYGTNLLYSMSLLMYCSNASLHFNNIPLRLQLFYALLTIMGFIMSSYYCSFLTMYNMRPVFQPFIKTIEDALQAHITILISSNTLEDLRNNKYVNLTRLSKMLKESNPLLISEQIRRKNRSLGYVVTGTQWIFISKLQKNLIQPIYQLSDICFGKVFNTYPIQSNAKFSDSLDIFILFVQQSGLWELWEEEGFILALSKDSYHLLEDNYPIDALNLYYFRIAWIILIAGLVLSLICFIVEILVFKYKLSCKIKCLKRQTRRV; this is encoded by the coding sequence ATGGACGTACTACGATCACCGTATCATGAGCAGATACCAAAAgcttataaatatgaaaatactgAAGGCAAGGAAATTCTAGTGGGATCGTATGCCAAACTCATCAAATATTTTGCTGACTACATGAACTATACACTGGAATTGGTGGAGGAGAGTAATTATAAAGTGTCGGATATACAGAGAAATATTCAAAGGAATTTCTATAATATTTCACTGCACAGTGCAACATATAATAGTCGCTTTGCTGATATCAGCTTCTCTTACCCCTTGGAGTGGTCAAATACCTGTATAATGGTGCCTGCCAAAGATGAATTACCCAGATATTGGTATATAGCCTGGCCATTTGGACGTTATATTTggacatttttgttaattttagtgATTTATGTGGCCTATGTTATGACTTATCTTAAACATCCCACCCAATCGTATGGCACGAATCTTCTGTACAGCATGTCTCTGCTAATGTACTGTTCCAATGCAAgtttacattttaataatataccTTTGCGTCTGCAATTGTTTTACGCTTTGCTGACAATAATGGGTTTCATAATGTCCAGCTACTATTGCAGCTTTCTAACGATGTACAATATGAGACCGGTATTTCAGCCGTTTATCAAAACAATTGAAGATGCCTTGCAGGCACATATAACCATTTTGATTTCCAGCAATACTCTTGAGGATCtcagaaataataaatatgtgaaTTTAACTCGTTTATCGAAGATGCTAAAAGAGAGCAATCCTTTGCTTATTTCGGAACAAATCAGAAGAAAGAATCGTTCACTTGGTTATGTGGTGACTGGAActcaatggatttttatttcgaaacttcaaaaaaatctCATACAACCCATCTATCAACTATCGGACATTTGCTTTGGCAAGGTTTTCAACACTTATCCCATACAGTCGAATGCGAAATTTTCCGATTCtttggatatttttattttgtttgtccaACAAAGCGGTCTATGGGAGCTGTGGGAAGAAGAGGGctttattttagctttaagTAAAGATTCTTATCATTTGCTGGAGGATAATTATCCCATAGATGCattgaatttatattattttcgaaTTGCTTGGATTATTTTAATTGCTGGTCTAGTGTTGagtttgatttgttttattgtggaaatattggtttttaagtataaattaagtTGTAAGATCAAGTGTCTTAAAAGGCAGACGAGAAGAGTGTAA